One part of the Bacillus rossius redtenbacheri isolate Brsri chromosome 18, Brsri_v3, whole genome shotgun sequence genome encodes these proteins:
- the LOC134541344 gene encoding puff II/9-1 protein-like, producing the protein MNLWSKFVDQTHAYPTRKADYENRKANQENSKTNYENLKANYKNELQSRLRELQSRLREPQSQLRELQTNYKNGKANYENRKANYENCKADYENCKADYENCKADYENLKANYENCKADYENCKANYENCKANYENQLQSRLRELQSRLREPQSQLRELKTNYENLKSNYKNGKANYENCKANCENLKANYKNGKAYCENCKANCENCKDSNPGLLPHRW; encoded by the exons ATGAACCTGTGGTCGAAGTTCGTCGACCAAACTCATGCTTATCCTACGCGCAAAGCCGACTACGAGAACCGCAAAGCCAACCAGGAGAACAGCAAAACCAACTACGAGAACCTCAAAGCCAACTACAAGAATG AACTGCAAAGCCGACTACGAGAACTGCAAAGCCGACTACGAGAACCTCAAAGCCAACTACGAGAACTGCAAA CCAACTACAAGAATGGCAAAGCCAACTACGAGAACCGCAAAGCCAACTACGAGAACTGCAAAGCCGACTACGAGAACTGCAAAGCCGACTACGAGAACTGCAAAGCCGACTACGAGAACCTCAAAGCCAACTACGAGAACTGCAAAGCCGACTACGAGAACTGCAAAGCCAACTACGAGAACTGCAAAGCCAACTACGAGAACC AACTGCAAAGCCGACTACGAGAACTGCAAAGCCGACTACGAGAACCTCAAAGCCAACTACGAGAACT CAAAACCAACTACGAGAACCTCAAATCCAACTACAAGAATGGCAAAGCCAACTACGAGAACTGCAAAGCCAACTGCGAGAACCTCAAAGCCAACTACAAGAATGGCAAAGCTTACTGCGAGAACTGCAAAGCCAACTGCGAGAACTGCAAAGATAGCAACCCCGGACTGCTGCCACATCGCTGGTAG